From a region of the Tiliqua scincoides isolate rTilSci1 chromosome 4, rTilSci1.hap2, whole genome shotgun sequence genome:
- the LOC136649323 gene encoding zinc finger protein 214-like, with translation MDVEINSASDDDVSGTGEDNSDSSRAGPSNQQELTVELHCEEETRSMNSKWSDSATAGVLITSSTNFDLQCEDEDLELRSSEHTRGTRGRLSKDSNEAISDSFDEEELAPTSEVVLPYCCRKCGETFHDLGTLQEHQQYHSSMAKHSYQCPICSKEFFRTANLRLHRLIHSSDKPYKCPECDKGFIHKVDFWRHLQNVHKVERSKTLKNGSLVTEPSMHGDQHLACQVYLGESCRELPKPYICPTCSKSFRTSNLLSKHKVIHRKDKLHKCQKCKRTFVHLITLKRHLKTHIGERPFYCEVCSRPFTRLPSLHRHQRIHTGEKPYSCPYCDQGFSVLSSLKRHERIHQVKTT, from the exons ATGGATGTGGAAATTAATTCGGCGTCTGATGATGATGTTAGTGGCACTGGAGAAGATAATTCAG ACTCCAGCCGTGCTGGGCCTTCTAATCAGCAGGAACTCACTGTAGAACTCCACTGTGAAGAGGAAACTCGCAGCATGAACAGTAAATGGAGCGATTCAGCCACAGCCGGGGTACTCATAACTTCTAGTACCAACTTTGACCTGCAGTGTGAAGATGAAGACTTGGAGCTTCGTTCATCTGAGCACACCAGAGGGACTCGGGGGAGACTTAGCAAAGATAGCAATGAGGCCATCAGTGACTCTTTTGATGAGGAGGAATTGGCTCCCACATCTGAAGTGGTTTTGCCTTACTGTTGCAGGAAATGTGGAGAAACATTCCACGACCTTGGTACATTGCAAGAACATCAGCAGTACCACAGCAGCATGGCTAAACATTCATATCAGTGCCCCATCTGCAGCAAAGAATTCTTTCGCACAGCCAATTTAAGACTGCACAGACTCATCCATTCCAGTGATAAGCCGTACAAATGCCCAGAGTGTGACAAAGGTTTCATTCATAAAGTTGACTTCTGGAGGCACTTGCAAAATGTGCATAAAGTAGAACGTtcaaaaacattgaaaaatgggTCTCTGGTTACAGAGCCTTCCATGCACGGAGACCAGCATCTTGCCTGCCAAGTATACCTTGGTGAGTCATGCAGAGAACTGCCTAAACCTTATATATGTCCCACTTGCAGCAAAAGTTTCCGCACATCTAATTTGCTGTCCAAACACAAGGTGATTCATCGGAAAGACAAACTGCATAAATGTCAAAAGTGTAAAAGAACTTTTGTTCACCTGATCACATTGAAAAGGCACCTAAAAACTCATATTGGGGAGCGTCCTTTCTATTGCGAAGTGTGCAGCAGGCCTTTTACGCGCCTTCCTTCACTGCATCGGCATCAGAGGATCCATACTGGAGAGAAACCCTACTCTTGTCCATACTGTGATCAGGGTTTCAGTGTGTTGAGCTCCTTGAAGAGGCATGAACGCATTCACCAAGTGAAAACAACATAG